Proteins encoded together in one Telopea speciosissima isolate NSW1024214 ecotype Mountain lineage chromosome 4, Tspe_v1, whole genome shotgun sequence window:
- the LOC122658475 gene encoding protein FLX-like 4: MAARGHIPSSFEGRAIQAPGMMRHGPFPGLGPAAGQRLLEPHPPAELLENKVAIQAAEMDQLARDNQRLAVSHVGLKEEIVAAQQEMQKLQAHIGSIQTESDIQIRVLLDKISKMEAEVRASESLKTDLQQAHLEAQSLIAARKELNAQIQHATQELQKNLSEVKELPEMEAELDGLREEHQRLRATFQYEKGLNIEQVEQMKAMEKNLISVAREVEKLRAEVLNVENRARAPNPYGGAYGIQDPSHLHTFQGDSLYMDGYGRHQVQMGGRADGTHIYGSNGSGSGGGGVTSVGGTNVGSAVAGGGAGTPASNGGNGNRGGSYDAMRGAPSGSQR, translated from the exons ATGGCTGCAAGAGGACATATACCATCATCCTTTGAGGGACGTGCTATCCAAGCCCCAGGGATGATGCGTCATGGTCCATTTCCTGGGTTGGGCCCTGCTGCTGGCCAACGCCTTCTAGAGCCACATCCTCCTGCAGAACTACTGGAGAACAAGGTAGCCATTCAGGCAGCGGAGATGGACCAGCTTGCGAGGGATAATCAAAGATTGGCAGTTAGTCATGTGGGCTTGAAGGAGGAAATTGTTGCTGCTCAACAGGAGATGCAGAAGCTGCAGGCACACATTGGAAGCATCCAAACAGAAAGTGATATTCAGATTAGAGTCCTGTTGGATAAGATTTCAAAAATGGAGGCAGAAGTTCGAGCCAGTGAGAGTTTAAAAACAGATTTGCAACAGGCACATTTGGAGGCACAAAGTCTAATAGCAGCTAGAAAAGAGCTGAATGCCCAGATTCAGCATGCAACTCAGGAATTACAGAAAAACCTCTCTGAGGTTAAGGAACTACCAGAGATGGAGGCTGAGCTTGATGGTTTGAGGGAAGAACACCAGAGGCTGCG TGCCACTTTTCAATATGAGAAGGGCTTGAACATTGAGCAAGTGGAGCAAATGAAAGCAATGGAGAAAAATCTGATATCTGTGGCAAGAGAAGTGGAGAAGCTCCGAGCCGAGGTTTTAAATGTAGAGAACAGAGCACGTG CTCCAAATCCATACGGGGGAGCGTATGGAATTCAAGATCCATCACATCTGCACACTTTTCAAGGTGATAGTCTCTATATGGATGGTTATGGAAGACATCAGGTTCAGATGGGTGGGAGAGCAGATGGAACACATATTTATGGCAGTaatggtagtggtagtggtggtggtggtgtta CTTCTGTTGGTGGTACAAACGTTGGTTCTGCTGttgctggtggtggtgcaggTACTCCAGCTAGCAATGGTGGCAATGGTAATCGGGGAGGATCATATGATGCTATGAGAGGAGCCCCCTCAGGGTCacaaaggtaa